The following proteins are encoded in a genomic region of Streptomyces collinus Tu 365:
- a CDS encoding DUF4231 domain-containing protein: MRRRRVPDHSWAAEPDPLLALAQRELAFYARACDRARRLHHVTELGALLSTSVTVVAAGLHAPAWLTALIAGGAVFFTGMRQLYGAGSRWVLAAQAREALRRALDRYLLLSPAERDEAARQALQSVVEEVGANELRTWAETQGGRPEAAPLPPVQT, encoded by the coding sequence ATGAGACGAAGAAGGGTTCCCGACCACTCCTGGGCCGCGGAGCCCGACCCTCTGCTGGCCCTGGCCCAGCGGGAGTTGGCGTTCTACGCGCGGGCCTGCGACCGGGCCAGGCGGCTGCACCACGTCACCGAACTGGGCGCCCTGCTCAGCACGTCGGTGACGGTCGTGGCCGCCGGGCTGCACGCCCCCGCCTGGCTCACCGCGCTGATCGCGGGCGGCGCCGTCTTCTTCACCGGCATGCGCCAGCTCTACGGCGCCGGGTCGCGCTGGGTGCTGGCCGCGCAGGCGCGGGAGGCGCTGCGCCGGGCGCTCGACCGCTACCTGCTGCTGTCCCCGGCGGAGCGTGACGAGGCGGCCCGGCAGGCGCTGCAGAGCGTGGTCGAGGAGGTCGGCGCGAACGAGCTGCGCACCTGGGCCGAGACGCAGGGCGGCCGTCCCGAGGCGGCGCCGCTGCCCCCGGTGCAGACGTGA
- a CDS encoding lipase maturation factor family protein — MDWFTAPDYWLSRLVFQRALAAVYLVAFLTAALQFRPLLGARGMLPVPRFTARVRFRRAPSLFQLHYSDRFFAACAWAGCAVSAALLAGADSLLPLWAAIPLWLVPWALYLSIVNVGQTWYAFGWESLLLETGFLAAFLGNDEVAPPVVVLFLLRWILFRVEFGAGLIKLRGDACWRKLTCLYYHHETQPMPGPLSWFFHHLPGPLHRAEVAANHLTQLVVPVLLFTPQPIASAAAALMIVTQLWLVMSGNFSWLNWITVVLALSALRLPTGAPSVPAAPLWYEVVVLAVAALLLFLSYHPVRNMVSRRQVMNRSFDPLHLVNTYGAFGSVSRVRYEVVVEGTLDDVPREDSDWREYEFRGKPGDPRHWPRQFAPYHLRLDWLMWFAALSPAYAGDWFGGLVERLLENDRDTLRLLRRSPFPPDTPPRHIRARLFRYRYTTWRELRETGACWDRTYVREYLPPTRLATGARGS; from the coding sequence GTGGACTGGTTCACCGCACCCGACTACTGGCTGAGCCGGCTGGTCTTCCAGCGGGCCCTGGCCGCCGTGTACCTCGTGGCCTTCCTGACGGCGGCCCTCCAGTTCCGGCCCCTGCTCGGCGCGCGCGGCATGCTGCCGGTCCCGCGGTTCACGGCGCGGGTGCGGTTCAGGCGGGCCCCCAGCCTGTTCCAGCTCCACTACTCGGACCGGTTCTTCGCGGCCTGCGCCTGGGCGGGCTGCGCGGTGTCGGCGGCCCTGCTGGCGGGGGCGGACTCGCTGCTGCCGCTGTGGGCCGCGATCCCGCTGTGGCTGGTGCCCTGGGCGCTGTACCTGTCGATCGTCAACGTGGGCCAGACGTGGTACGCGTTCGGCTGGGAGTCGCTGCTGCTGGAGACGGGGTTCCTGGCCGCGTTCCTCGGCAACGACGAGGTCGCGCCGCCCGTCGTCGTGCTGTTCCTGCTGCGCTGGATCCTGTTCCGGGTCGAGTTCGGGGCCGGGCTGATCAAGCTGCGCGGCGACGCCTGCTGGCGGAAGCTGACCTGCCTGTACTACCACCACGAGACGCAGCCGATGCCGGGACCGCTGAGCTGGTTCTTCCACCACCTGCCGGGGCCGCTGCACCGGGCGGAGGTGGCGGCCAACCACCTCACGCAGCTCGTCGTGCCGGTGCTGCTCTTCACGCCCCAGCCGATCGCGTCGGCCGCGGCCGCCCTGATGATCGTCACCCAGCTGTGGCTGGTGATGTCGGGCAACTTCTCCTGGCTGAACTGGATCACCGTCGTGCTGGCCCTGTCCGCGCTCCGGCTGCCCACCGGCGCGCCGTCCGTGCCCGCGGCGCCGCTCTGGTACGAGGTGGTCGTGCTCGCGGTGGCCGCGCTGCTGCTGTTCCTGAGCTACCACCCGGTGCGGAACATGGTCTCCCGGCGCCAGGTGATGAACCGCTCCTTCGACCCGCTGCACCTGGTGAACACCTACGGGGCGTTCGGCAGCGTCAGCCGGGTCCGCTACGAGGTGGTCGTCGAGGGCACGCTGGACGACGTGCCGCGCGAGGACTCCGACTGGCGGGAGTACGAGTTCCGGGGCAAGCCGGGCGACCCCCGGCACTGGCCCCGCCAGTTCGCGCCCTACCACCTGCGCCTGGACTGGCTGATGTGGTTCGCCGCCCTCTCCCCCGCCTACGCCGGCGACTGGTTCGGCGGCCTGGTGGAACGGCTGCTGGAGAACGACCGCGACACCCTGAGACTGCTGCGCCGCTCCCCCTTCCCCCCCGACACCCCACCCCGCCACATCCGCGCCCGCCTCTTCCGCTACCGCTACACGACCTGGCGCGAACTCCGCGAGACGGGGGCCTGCTGGGACCGGACGTACGTACGCGAGTACCTGCCGCCCACGAGGCTGGCGACGGGGGCTCGGGGGTCTTAG
- a CDS encoding SpoIIE family protein phosphatase encodes MADRGASALSLPEDWPAHPDPILALNRMGSFDWDLDTGLFSMDAQAHEIFDLRPEEYDGRPESLTPRVPRAEGHRLDALVAQAIKDGRENYGAYFRVRRRDGTLRWTHTQGYIRRDGTGRPRRIIGIVRDATEELDEAVVSREPAAQDAARRGQTNVVQIATAALAHARTVQDVIDVVKDTHGLTLLGSTSMVLGLVEAGRIRLVAEGPAGTFVPGTRITRIEEPYPMSEAVRTLSPCFIESPEEFADRFPALWGQITGLRITAAAYLPLIAQARPIGAMGLLYSDRRGFSREERDVLVALGSSIAQSLQRAMLYEQEKDLAQGLQQAMLPRTIPSVRGADVAVRYRAATVGGALGRDIGGDWYDLIPLPGEKVGAVIGDVQGHDTHAAAVMGQLRIVLRAYAAEGHTPATVMARASVFLRELDTDRFATCLYAEADLSTGVVQVVRAGHIDPVVRHADGTCRRVTVEGGLPLGLSAEFGRLEYPVSTLELDPGHTLLLCTDGLVEQPGVDLDDGMLALTALIDSGPEEVRDLADRLIRMAEERGGDDDVALLLLRRRAPEAPRAGGRLQQHVAPGDPEALTQARHMIRAAVRSWGARDRSDEIELVADELITNALMHTEGSAIVTVRVLEGSGRRLRVEVEDSSSALPRRRDAGENGVSGRGLLLVDRLADVWGVEARGGGKAVWCEFAVPDATRSGGG; translated from the coding sequence ATGGCTGATCGGGGAGCGAGTGCCCTGTCACTCCCGGAGGACTGGCCCGCCCACCCGGATCCGATCCTGGCGCTCAACCGCATGGGCAGCTTCGACTGGGACCTGGACACCGGTCTGTTCAGCATGGACGCCCAGGCGCACGAGATCTTCGACCTGCGCCCCGAGGAGTACGACGGACGCCCCGAGAGCCTGACCCCGCGGGTGCCGCGCGCCGAGGGGCACCGCCTCGACGCCCTGGTGGCCCAGGCCATCAAGGACGGCCGGGAGAACTACGGCGCCTACTTCCGCGTCCGCCGCCGCGACGGGACCCTGCGCTGGACGCACACCCAGGGGTACATACGGCGGGACGGCACCGGCCGCCCCCGGCGGATCATCGGCATCGTCCGGGACGCCACCGAGGAGCTGGACGAGGCGGTGGTGAGCCGGGAGCCGGCCGCGCAGGACGCCGCCCGGCGCGGGCAGACCAACGTCGTCCAGATCGCCACGGCGGCCCTCGCCCACGCGCGCACCGTCCAGGACGTCATCGACGTCGTCAAGGACACCCACGGCCTCACTCTGCTCGGCTCCACCAGCATGGTCCTCGGCCTCGTCGAGGCCGGCCGCATCCGGCTCGTCGCCGAGGGCCCCGCCGGCACCTTCGTGCCCGGCACGCGGATCACCCGTATCGAGGAGCCCTACCCGATGAGCGAGGCGGTGCGCACCCTGAGCCCCTGCTTCATCGAGTCCCCCGAGGAGTTCGCCGACCGCTTCCCCGCACTGTGGGGACAGATCACCGGGCTGCGCATCACCGCCGCGGCCTATCTGCCGCTCATCGCCCAGGCCCGGCCGATCGGGGCGATGGGCCTGCTCTACAGCGACCGGCGCGGCTTCTCACGCGAGGAGCGCGACGTGCTGGTCGCGCTCGGCAGCAGCATCGCGCAGAGCCTGCAGCGCGCCATGCTCTACGAGCAGGAGAAGGACCTCGCCCAGGGCCTCCAGCAGGCCATGCTGCCGCGCACCATCCCGAGCGTGCGGGGCGCCGACGTGGCCGTCCGCTACCGCGCCGCCACCGTCGGCGGGGCTCTCGGCCGGGACATCGGCGGCGACTGGTACGACCTGATCCCGCTGCCCGGCGAGAAGGTCGGCGCCGTCATCGGCGACGTCCAGGGCCACGACACGCACGCGGCGGCCGTGATGGGCCAGCTCCGCATCGTGCTGCGCGCCTACGCCGCCGAGGGCCACACCCCGGCCACCGTGATGGCCCGTGCCTCCGTCTTCCTGCGCGAACTGGACACCGACCGCTTCGCCACCTGCCTGTACGCGGAGGCCGACCTGTCCACCGGGGTGGTCCAGGTGGTCCGGGCCGGGCACATCGACCCGGTCGTCCGGCACGCCGACGGCACCTGCCGGCGGGTCACCGTCGAGGGCGGGCTGCCGCTCGGTCTGTCCGCCGAGTTCGGCCGCCTCGAATACCCGGTCTCCACCCTCGAACTCGACCCCGGCCACACCCTGCTGCTGTGCACCGACGGCCTGGTCGAACAGCCCGGCGTCGACCTCGACGACGGGATGCTGGCCCTGACCGCCCTCATCGACAGCGGCCCCGAGGAGGTGCGCGACCTCGCCGACCGGCTGATCCGGATGGCCGAGGAACGCGGCGGCGACGACGACGTGGCCCTGCTCCTGCTGCGCCGCCGCGCCCCCGAGGCCCCGCGGGCGGGGGGCCGGCTCCAGCAGCACGTGGCGCCCGGCGACCCCGAGGCCCTCACCCAGGCCCGGCACATGATCCGGGCCGCAGTCCGCTCCTGGGGCGCCCGCGACCGGTCCGACGAGATCGAGCTGGTCGCCGACGAGCTGATCACCAACGCCCTGATGCACACCGAGGGCTCCGCGATCGTCACCGTGCGGGTCCTGGAGGGCAGCGGCCGCCGGCTGCGGGTCGAGGTGGAGGACTCCTCCAGCGCTCTGCCGCGCCGCCGGGACGCGGGGGAGAACGGCGTCTCCGGCCGCGGGCTGCTCCTGGTCGACCGGCTCGCCGACGTGTGGGGCGTGGAGGCGCGCGGCGGCGGCAAGGCCGTGTGGTGCGAGTTCGCGGTGCCGGACGCGACGCGGTCCGGCGGCGGCTGA
- a CDS encoding Fpg/Nei family DNA glycosylase, with the protein MPELPEVEALKDFLTEHLVGRRVVRVLPVAVSVLKTYEPPLTALEGGEVTAVDRYGKFLDLATDGGPHLVTHLARAGWLQWRDRLPDGPPRPGKGPLALRVALETGEGFDLTEAGTQKRLAVYVVRDPREVPGIARLGPDPLAADFDEERLAALLTDERRRIKGALRDQSLIAGVGNAYSDEILHAAKMSPFKIAASLTPEEVHRLYEALRTTLTEAVERSRGLAAGRLKAEKKSGLRVHGRTGEPCPVCGDTIREVSFSDSSLQYCPTCQTGGKPLADRRLSRLLK; encoded by the coding sequence ATGCCGGAACTGCCCGAGGTCGAAGCGCTGAAGGACTTCCTCACCGAGCACCTGGTCGGCCGCCGGGTGGTGCGGGTGCTGCCGGTCGCCGTCAGCGTCCTGAAGACGTACGAGCCCCCGCTCACCGCCCTCGAGGGCGGCGAGGTCACCGCCGTGGACCGGTACGGCAAGTTCCTCGACCTCGCGACGGACGGCGGACCGCACCTGGTCACCCATCTGGCCCGCGCGGGCTGGCTGCAGTGGCGGGACCGGCTGCCGGACGGCCCGCCCCGCCCGGGCAAGGGCCCGCTCGCGCTGCGCGTGGCGCTGGAGACGGGCGAGGGCTTCGACCTCACCGAGGCCGGCACCCAGAAGCGCCTCGCGGTGTACGTCGTCCGGGACCCGCGGGAGGTGCCCGGCATCGCCCGCCTCGGCCCCGACCCGCTCGCCGCGGACTTCGACGAGGAACGGCTCGCCGCCCTGCTGACGGACGAGCGGCGCCGGATCAAGGGCGCGCTGCGCGACCAGAGCCTGATCGCGGGGGTGGGCAACGCCTACAGCGACGAGATCCTGCACGCGGCGAAGATGTCCCCGTTCAAGATCGCCGCCTCGCTCACCCCCGAGGAGGTGCACCGGCTGTACGAGGCGCTGCGCACCACCCTGACCGAGGCGGTCGAGCGCTCACGCGGCCTGGCGGCGGGCCGTCTGAAGGCGGAGAAGAAGAGCGGCCTGCGCGTCCACGGACGCACCGGCGAGCCGTGCCCGGTCTGCGGCGACACCATCCGCGAGGTCTCCTTCAGCGACTCCTCGCTCCAGTACTGCCCCACCTGCCAGACCGGCGGCAAGCCCCTCGCGGACCGCCGCCTGTCGCGCCTGCTCAAGTAG
- a CDS encoding zf-HC2 domain-containing protein — MRSLERHRDVGAYALGVLDEAESFRFEDHLMECPQCAAQVTEFGPAARQLMLYRRATPRFVHPMAQPGPRLLDRLLGELTVRHRARRRRLLYGLAASVVLAVAAPALTAFAGHGEPASRVTAATDPGTGVWARVTTEDGDSGSLMRLEVKDASGPHSCRLVVVGRDGSEQVVGGWSVGTRDTGTTMTMAGSTMHPDQIAHYDVRTTDGQRLVSLDPS, encoded by the coding sequence ATGAGGTCCCTGGAAAGGCATCGCGACGTCGGCGCGTACGCGCTCGGCGTGCTGGACGAGGCGGAGTCCTTCCGCTTCGAGGACCACCTCATGGAGTGCCCCCAGTGCGCGGCACAGGTGACCGAGTTCGGTCCCGCCGCACGGCAGTTGATGCTGTACCGCCGTGCCACGCCGCGCTTCGTGCACCCCATGGCCCAGCCCGGTCCCCGGCTGCTCGACCGGCTCCTGGGCGAACTGACGGTCCGGCACCGGGCCCGGCGCCGCCGCCTGCTCTACGGCCTGGCCGCCTCGGTGGTGCTCGCGGTGGCCGCACCGGCGCTCACGGCCTTCGCCGGGCACGGCGAGCCGGCCTCCCGGGTCACCGCGGCCACCGACCCCGGCACCGGCGTGTGGGCCCGCGTGACCACCGAGGACGGGGACTCCGGCAGCCTGATGCGCCTGGAGGTCAAGGACGCCTCCGGCCCCCACTCCTGCCGGCTGGTCGTCGTGGGCCGCGACGGCTCCGAGCAGGTCGTCGGCGGCTGGTCCGTGGGCACCCGCGACACCGGCACGACCATGACGATGGCCGGCTCCACCATGCACCCGGACCAGATCGCCCACTACGACGTACGCACCACGGACGGGCAGCGGCTGGTGTCGCTCGACCCGAGCTGA
- a CDS encoding sigma-70 family RNA polymerase sigma factor encodes MTAGTSLPPGTTTAEHELAALQRDHGGPLFALLLRLSDGDRQRAEDLVQETLVRAWQHPEALRAADFDSVRPWLLTVARRLAIDARRARRARPFEVGDEVPENARVTADHAERATAVLDVREAVKTLTPEHRDVLVLVYFRGASVAEAATALGIPPGTVKSRAYYALRALRRVLPGYAADLR; translated from the coding sequence ATGACGGCCGGAACCTCACTTCCCCCCGGGACGACGACCGCCGAGCACGAGCTCGCCGCGCTCCAGCGCGACCACGGCGGCCCCCTCTTCGCCCTGCTGCTGCGGCTGAGCGACGGGGACCGCCAGCGCGCCGAGGACCTCGTGCAGGAGACCCTGGTGCGCGCCTGGCAGCATCCCGAGGCGCTGCGGGCGGCCGACTTCGACTCCGTACGGCCCTGGCTGCTGACCGTGGCCCGGCGGCTCGCGATCGACGCGCGGCGGGCCCGGCGGGCGCGGCCCTTCGAGGTGGGCGACGAGGTGCCGGAGAACGCCCGGGTGACCGCCGACCACGCCGAGCGGGCCACCGCGGTGCTCGATGTCCGGGAGGCTGTGAAGACACTCACTCCGGAGCACCGTGACGTTCTGGTACTCGTGTACTTCCGCGGGGCCAGTGTGGCGGAGGCCGCGACGGCCCTCGGGATCCCGCCCGGTACCGTGAAGTCGCGCGCCTACTACGCGCTGCGCGCCCTGCGCCGGGTCCTTCCGGGTTACGCGGCCGACCTGCGGTGA
- a CDS encoding CapA family protein: protein MIGRRHQVALALTALLAAAAACQNQARHESASPGRPAPPPVVRDFTLVATGDVLPHASVIERAGFDAGGRGYDFRPMLAGAEPVVRRADVALCHLDTVYGADRGFTDFKAPPQLAAGLAATGYDGCSTASGHVLDDGAPGLRRTLDTMDRAGLRHSGTARTEAEAHSVTMLQAGPARVAHLSYTYGTDGHPMPAGQPWAVNLIDADRMVSDARAARLAGADVVVVSVRWGTEWEEAPDGTQLELARRLTASTTNGRPDIDLILGSHAHVPQAYEKVNGTWVVYGMGDQVAGEMYNRRGVQDSRGNESTVGRFTFTAPANPGDRWQVTRAEFVPQMYDLDAGRVLDLGRAIAGGAELQGVRDRIRDVVLSRGAAADGLVMGD from the coding sequence ATGATCGGACGCAGACACCAGGTGGCGCTGGCCCTGACCGCCCTCCTCGCCGCCGCGGCCGCCTGCCAGAACCAGGCGCGGCACGAGTCGGCGAGCCCGGGCCGTCCGGCGCCGCCGCCCGTCGTCCGCGACTTCACGCTCGTCGCGACCGGCGACGTGCTGCCGCACGCCTCCGTGATCGAGCGGGCGGGCTTCGACGCGGGCGGCCGGGGCTACGACTTCCGCCCGATGCTCGCCGGCGCCGAACCCGTGGTCCGCCGCGCCGACGTGGCCCTGTGCCACCTGGATACCGTCTACGGCGCCGACCGCGGCTTCACGGATTTCAAGGCGCCCCCGCAGCTGGCCGCGGGCCTCGCCGCGACCGGCTACGACGGCTGCTCGACCGCCTCCGGCCACGTCCTGGACGACGGCGCCCCGGGCCTGCGGCGCACCCTGGACACCATGGACCGGGCCGGGCTGCGGCACTCGGGCACCGCCCGCACCGAGGCCGAGGCGCACTCGGTCACGATGCTCCAGGCCGGCCCGGCCCGGGTCGCGCACCTGTCGTACACCTACGGCACCGACGGCCACCCGATGCCCGCGGGGCAGCCCTGGGCGGTCAACCTCATCGACGCGGACCGGATGGTCTCCGACGCCCGGGCCGCCCGGCTCGCGGGCGCCGACGTGGTCGTCGTCTCGGTGCGCTGGGGCACCGAGTGGGAGGAGGCCCCGGACGGCACACAGCTCGAACTCGCCCGGCGGCTCACCGCCTCGACCACCAACGGCCGCCCCGACATCGACCTGATCCTCGGCAGCCACGCCCACGTGCCGCAGGCCTACGAGAAGGTCAACGGCACCTGGGTGGTCTACGGCATGGGCGACCAGGTCGCCGGCGAGATGTACAACCGCAGGGGCGTGCAGGACTCGCGCGGCAACGAGTCCACGGTCGGCCGCTTCACCTTCACCGCGCCCGCCAACCCCGGTGACCGCTGGCAGGTCACCCGGGCCGAGTTCGTCCCGCAGATGTACGACCTCGACGCCGGCCGGGTGCTGGACCTCGGCCGGGCCATCGCCGGCGGCGCCGAGCTGCAGGGGGTGCGCGACCGCATCCGGGACGTGGTGCTCAGCCGTGGGGCCGCCGCCGACGGGCTGGTCATGGGGGACTGA
- a CDS encoding amino acid permease — translation MARLRAGEGILRRKPIEHIEETELGEGPRLDRSLGLSQLTAIGVGGIIGAGIFTLAGTVANGTAGPAVLVSFLIAGLASACAALSYAEFAGLIPKAGSAYTYGYAVLGEFAGWFIGWDLLLEYTAIVAVVAIGISGYFGFLVQEMGAKLPAWMLGAPGTGAGHRVDLFAAVLCLLIAWLLTQGIRSAARFETFVVALKVLVVLVVIGVGFFHIDTGNYHPFFPFGISGAFTGAATVFFAVFGYDAMSTAAEESKDAQRHMPKAIIYSLAISMVLYVLACLVLTGMQNYKDIDPESGFSSAFKSVGLAGLADVIAVGAIIGILTVMFTFMLGVTRVWFSMSRDGLLPAWFAKTHPTRHVPTRVTWIVGVGSALIAGFVPIGEAAELTNIGILLAFVVVCTAVIVLRYRRPDLPRAFRTPWMPFLPALGVVFSIWLITFLQWQTWVRFVVWFLIGCVIYFGYSYRRSALARPPAE, via the coding sequence ATGGCCAGGCTTCGTGCGGGTGAAGGAATTCTCCGCCGCAAACCCATCGAACACATCGAGGAGACCGAACTCGGCGAGGGCCCCCGGCTGGACCGGTCGCTGGGGCTGTCGCAGCTCACCGCCATCGGCGTGGGCGGCATCATCGGGGCCGGCATCTTCACCCTCGCCGGCACCGTCGCCAACGGCACGGCGGGGCCCGCGGTGCTGGTGTCGTTCCTGATCGCCGGTCTGGCCAGCGCCTGCGCCGCACTGTCGTACGCCGAGTTCGCGGGCCTCATCCCGAAGGCGGGGTCGGCCTACACGTACGGCTACGCGGTGCTCGGCGAGTTCGCCGGCTGGTTCATCGGCTGGGACCTGCTGCTGGAGTACACGGCGATCGTGGCCGTGGTGGCGATCGGCATCTCCGGGTACTTCGGGTTCCTGGTCCAGGAGATGGGCGCGAAGCTGCCCGCCTGGATGCTGGGGGCGCCGGGGACGGGGGCCGGGCACCGGGTCGACCTGTTCGCGGCCGTGCTGTGCCTGCTGATCGCCTGGCTGCTCACCCAGGGCATCCGCAGCGCGGCCCGCTTCGAGACCTTCGTGGTCGCGCTGAAGGTGCTGGTCGTGCTGGTGGTGATCGGCGTGGGCTTCTTCCACATCGACACGGGGAACTACCACCCGTTCTTCCCGTTCGGGATCAGCGGGGCGTTCACCGGCGCGGCGACCGTGTTCTTCGCGGTCTTCGGCTACGACGCCATGTCGACCGCGGCCGAGGAGTCGAAGGACGCGCAGCGGCACATGCCGAAGGCGATCATCTACTCGCTGGCGATCTCGATGGTGCTGTACGTCCTGGCGTGCCTGGTGCTGACCGGCATGCAGAACTACAAGGACATCGACCCGGAGAGCGGGTTCTCCTCGGCCTTCAAGTCGGTGGGCCTGGCCGGCCTCGCGGACGTGATCGCGGTCGGCGCGATCATCGGCATCCTCACGGTGATGTTCACGTTCATGCTGGGCGTGACCCGGGTGTGGTTCTCGATGTCCCGGGACGGGCTGCTGCCCGCCTGGTTCGCCAAGACGCACCCGACCCGGCACGTGCCCACCCGGGTGACCTGGATCGTCGGCGTGGGCTCGGCGCTCATCGCCGGGTTCGTCCCGATCGGCGAGGCGGCGGAGCTGACCAACATCGGCATCCTGCTGGCGTTCGTCGTGGTGTGCACGGCCGTGATCGTGCTGCGCTACCGCCGGCCGGACCTGCCGCGCGCCTTCCGCACCCCGTGGATGCCGTTCCTGCCCGCGCTGGGCGTCGTCTTCTCGATCTGGCTGATCACGTTCCTGCAGTGGCAGACGTGGGTCCGGTTCGTCGTGTGGTTCCTGATCGGCTGCGTGATCTACTTCGGCTACTCCTACCGCCGCTCCGCGCTCGCCCGGCCGCCCGCGGAGTGA
- a CDS encoding universal stress protein, giving the protein MTEQHEQHAHQFERGTDGPKVIVVGVDGSDSSLRAAAYAGGLARRQRALLAVVYVQPVLAAGAALGAPVAETTDEIAEDLVSYIREAAERVRGIFEVRWEFHTFRGDPYNGLVKAADELKADAVVVGASEQAGHRIIGSVAVRLVKAGRWPVTVVP; this is encoded by the coding sequence GTGACGGAGCAGCACGAACAGCACGCGCACCAGTTCGAGCGGGGCACCGACGGCCCCAAGGTCATCGTGGTCGGGGTGGACGGCTCGGACTCCTCGCTGCGCGCCGCCGCGTACGCGGGCGGTCTGGCGCGGCGGCAGCGCGCGCTGCTGGCCGTGGTGTACGTGCAGCCGGTGCTCGCGGCCGGGGCGGCGCTCGGCGCGCCGGTGGCGGAGACGACCGACGAGATCGCCGAGGACCTGGTCTCCTACATCCGCGAGGCGGCCGAACGGGTCAGGGGGATATTCGAGGTGCGCTGGGAGTTCCACACCTTCCGCGGCGACCCGTACAACGGGCTGGTGAAGGCGGCCGACGAGCTCAAGGCGGACGCGGTGGTGGTGGGCGCCTCGGAGCAGGCCGGGCACCGGATCATCGGCTCGGTGGCGGTCCGGCTGGTGAAGGCGGGGCGGTGGCCGGTGACGGTCGTGCCGTAG